A window of Actinobacillus suis ATCC 33415 contains these coding sequences:
- a CDS encoding L-lactate permease encodes MALFLSIFPIVLLIYLMVKRNALPSYVALPWVAVVVLIIHLLFFATDITVISANIASAIMSVLTPITVIFGAILFNRFSEASGVTNTLRKWLGTINPNPVAQLMIIGWAFAFMIEGASGFGTPAAIAAPILVGLGFNPIKVAILALIMNSVPVSFGAVGTPTWFGFGSLNLAEAQILEIGSMTALIHAFAALVIPVIALSFIVSWKEIRQNIVFIYLSVFACVVPYFLLAQINYEFPSLVGGAIGMFISIFLANKGVGLAKVENTLDSAVSMKDVAKALLPTGLLIGFLIVTRIQQLPFKAMMNDTTTWIATQLGSLGQFEISHGLVFSLKNIFGTAVNASYKLLYVPALIPFVVTVLICIPLFALNGSKVKEVFAGSFKQTKNPFIALIGALIMVNLMLVGNDGSMVKIIGKSFAEATGEYWTIFASYLGAVGAFFSGSNTVSNLTFGSVQLSTAEITGLSTSLVLALQSVGGAMGNMVCINNIVAVNSVLNIQNQEGAILKKTVVPMFIYGVIAAVVALTIIPLFFNV; translated from the coding sequence ATGGCTCTTTTCCTTAGTATATTCCCGATTGTTTTACTTATTTACTTAATGGTAAAACGTAATGCATTACCATCATATGTTGCTCTCCCTTGGGTTGCCGTGGTGGTTTTAATTATTCATCTTTTATTCTTCGCGACAGATATTACTGTTATCAGTGCAAATATCGCTTCAGCGATAATGTCAGTATTAACCCCTATTACCGTTATTTTTGGTGCGATTTTATTTAATCGTTTCTCTGAAGCATCAGGTGTAACAAATACATTACGTAAATGGTTAGGTACGATTAACCCAAATCCGGTTGCACAACTTATGATTATCGGTTGGGCATTTGCATTTATGATTGAAGGTGCGAGTGGTTTCGGTACGCCAGCAGCGATTGCAGCACCAATCCTTGTAGGCTTAGGCTTTAATCCAATTAAAGTCGCAATATTGGCATTAATTATGAACTCTGTGCCGGTATCATTCGGTGCAGTAGGTACACCAACTTGGTTTGGTTTCGGCTCTCTCAATTTAGCTGAAGCACAAATTCTTGAAATCGGTTCAATGACAGCGCTTATCCATGCCTTTGCCGCATTAGTTATTCCGGTGATTGCATTAAGTTTTATCGTAAGCTGGAAAGAAATCCGTCAAAATATAGTCTTTATTTACTTAAGCGTATTTGCTTGTGTAGTACCTTACTTCTTACTTGCTCAAATAAACTATGAATTCCCATCATTAGTCGGTGGTGCAATCGGCATGTTTATTTCGATTTTCCTTGCGAATAAAGGCGTAGGTTTAGCTAAAGTTGAAAATACACTAGATAGCGCAGTATCAATGAAAGATGTAGCAAAAGCATTGCTTCCAACCGGTTTATTAATCGGCTTCTTAATTGTAACTCGTATTCAGCAGTTACCATTTAAAGCAATGATGAATGACACAACAACTTGGATTGCAACTCAATTAGGCTCATTAGGTCAATTTGAAATCAGTCACGGTTTAGTCTTTAGCTTAAAAAATATTTTTGGCACAGCTGTAAACGCAAGCTATAAACTACTTTATGTGCCTGCACTGATTCCGTTTGTCGTAACCGTATTAATCTGTATTCCGCTATTTGCATTAAACGGTTCAAAAGTAAAAGAAGTGTTTGCCGGTAGTTTTAAACAAACCAAAAATCCATTTATCGCATTAATCGGTGCATTAATCATGGTTAACTTAATGTTAGTCGGCAATGACGGTTCAATGGTAAAAATTATCGGTAAAAGCTTTGCTGAAGCAACCGGTGAATACTGGACAATCTTTGCTTCGTACTTAGGTGCGGTAGGTGCATTCTTCTCCGGTTCTAATACTGTATCTAACTTAACTTTCGGTAGCGTACAGTTATCAACCGCAGAAATTACCGGTTTATCAACTTCATTAGTACTTGCGCTACAATCTGTAGGTGGTGCAATGGGTAACATGGTATGTATTAATAATATCGTTGCGGTTAACTCTGTATTGAATATTCAAAATCAAGAAGGTGCAATCCTTAAGAAAACCGTAGTACCAATGTTTATCTATGGTGTTATTGCAGCCGTTGTTGCATTAACGATTATTCCTCTCTTCTTTAACGTTTAA
- a CDS encoding (Fe-S)-binding protein encodes MNVNFYVTCIADIVKAGVAKNSVLLLEKLGCNVIFLEKQGCCGQPAINSGYAKEAISGMKTLVETFEVNDYPIVAPAGSCVYAIKNYPEYFNRFGETEWAKRAEKVAARFYDLTDFIVNVLKVENVGARLTGKAVYHPSCSLTRKLGVVNEPLTLLQNVKGLELLPIHNQQTCCGFGGTFSVKMAEISGEMVTEKVVNITEVEPEYLVGADVSCLMNIAGRLSREGKNVKVMHIAEVLMQE; translated from the coding sequence ATGAACGTAAATTTCTATGTCACCTGTATTGCGGATATCGTCAAAGCAGGTGTGGCAAAAAACAGTGTATTATTACTTGAAAAACTTGGCTGTAATGTCATTTTCTTAGAAAAACAAGGCTGTTGCGGGCAACCAGCGATTAACAGTGGTTATGCAAAAGAAGCGATTAGCGGTATGAAAACATTGGTAGAAACCTTTGAAGTCAATGACTACCCTATCGTTGCACCGGCAGGTTCTTGTGTTTATGCAATTAAGAACTATCCTGAGTATTTCAATCGCTTTGGCGAAACAGAATGGGCAAAACGTGCTGAAAAAGTCGCTGCACGTTTTTATGATCTCACTGATTTTATTGTTAACGTTTTAAAAGTAGAAAACGTTGGCGCTCGTCTTACCGGTAAAGCGGTTTACCATCCTTCTTGTAGCTTAACTCGCAAACTTGGTGTTGTGAATGAGCCCCTCACACTTCTACAAAATGTTAAAGGTTTAGAGCTTTTACCTATTCATAACCAACAAACCTGTTGCGGTTTCGGCGGAACATTCTCAGTAAAAATGGCTGAAATCTCAGGCGAAATGGTGACTGAAAAAGTTGTAAATATTACCGAAGTAGAACCTGAATATTTAGTGGGTGCGGATGTTAGCTGCTTAATGAATATTGCCGGCCGTTTAAGCCGTGAAGGTAAAAACGTAAAAGTTATGCATATTGCAGAAGTATTAATGCAAGAATAA
- a CDS encoding LutB/LldF family L-lactate oxidation iron-sulfur protein yields the protein MSHLQTSTLPFKQRVEQQVHNEVMRKAVVKAQETIGANRQKMVDELGHWEEWRDLSKQFRNHVLANLDAYLYQLSEKVTQNGGKVFFAETAEEASEYIRKVALEKKAKTIVKSKSMVTEEIGLNHVLEAEGMKVVETDLGEYLLQIVGDKPSHIVVPAIHKDRHRIRKELHEVLGYEGTEQPEEMNAFVRKTLRKDFLEADIGISGCNFAVPETGSVCLVTNEGNLRLATTLPKTHIAVMGMERLAPTFKEVDVLMTMLCRSAVGAKLTAYNTWLTGPRLEGETDGPEDFHLVIVDNGRSKILESEFQEVLRCIRCGACLNTCPAYRQIGGHGYGSIYPGPIGAVISPLLGGYDEFKELPYACSLCTACNSVCPVKIPLAQLILKHREKIADAGLTPLTERLSIKGFTFANSNPGIWNMGVKIGAKVAGKFIRNGKAPVNFGALAEWTKARDLPSAEGESFREWFANRK from the coding sequence ATGTCACATTTACAAACAAGTACACTCCCGTTTAAACAACGTGTTGAACAACAAGTACATAATGAAGTAATGCGTAAAGCGGTTGTGAAAGCACAAGAAACAATCGGCGCAAACCGCCAAAAAATGGTGGATGAATTAGGTCATTGGGAAGAATGGCGTGATCTTTCAAAACAATTCCGTAATCACGTGCTTGCGAACCTAGACGCTTATTTATATCAATTAAGTGAAAAAGTAACACAAAACGGCGGTAAAGTATTCTTCGCAGAAACAGCGGAAGAAGCAAGTGAGTATATCCGCAAAGTTGCGCTTGAGAAAAAAGCGAAAACTATCGTTAAATCAAAATCAATGGTAACCGAAGAAATCGGCTTAAACCACGTGTTAGAAGCGGAAGGCATGAAAGTGGTTGAAACCGACTTAGGTGAATATTTATTACAAATCGTAGGTGACAAACCTTCACATATCGTTGTGCCTGCGATCCACAAAGATCGTCACCGTATCCGTAAAGAATTACATGAAGTATTAGGTTACGAAGGCACCGAGCAACCGGAAGAGATGAACGCTTTTGTGCGTAAAACATTACGTAAAGATTTCCTAGAAGCTGACATTGGTATCTCAGGTTGTAACTTTGCCGTACCGGAAACCGGTTCTGTTTGTTTAGTCACCAATGAAGGTAACTTACGTTTAGCGACAACCTTACCCAAAACGCATATTGCAGTAATGGGGATGGAACGTTTAGCACCAACCTTCAAAGAAGTAGATGTGCTAATGACAATGCTTTGCCGTAGTGCGGTAGGCGCAAAACTCACCGCATATAATACGTGGTTAACCGGCCCTCGTCTTGAAGGCGAAACGGATGGACCGGAAGATTTCCACCTTGTTATTGTAGATAACGGTCGTTCAAAAATCTTAGAAAGCGAATTCCAAGAAGTTTTACGCTGTATCCGTTGTGGTGCGTGTTTAAATACTTGTCCGGCTTACCGCCAAATCGGTGGTCACGGCTACGGTTCTATCTATCCGGGCCCAATCGGTGCGGTTATTTCACCACTTTTAGGCGGATACGATGAGTTTAAAGAATTACCTTACGCTTGTTCATTATGTACTGCGTGTAACAGTGTATGTCCGGTGAAAATTCCTTTAGCACAATTAATTCTCAAACATCGTGAGAAAATTGCCGATGCCGGCTTAACACCACTTACAGAGCGTCTTTCAATTAAAGGTTTCACTTTTGCCAACTCAAATCCGGGCATTTGGAATATGGGCGTGAAAATCGGTGCTAAAGTTGCTGGTAAATTTATCCGAAACGGTAAAGCACCGGTCAATTTTGGCGCGTTAGCGGAATGGACCAAAGCACGTGATTTACCGAGTGCTGAAGGCGAAAGTTTCCGTGAATGGTTTGCAAATCGTAAATAA
- a CDS encoding LutC/YkgG family protein, whose amino-acid sequence MDLQNRENFLNRLAQRMGRERKLVPDQMDTPVNDHPTTRLTHLSQQELCDEFMNFAKVLLVDVVETKEADVAQAVLDVCEKYGGGSIVLNNDTRLESLGITEAVKAKFDSYVWDFTNREANISHAEKANIGIVHGEYGLAESGGIVLFASKDNGRSTSLLPTTSIVVVRKSAVLPRVAQLAQLLRQKAQAGERMPSCVNIISGPSATADIELIKVVGVHGPVSKIYVVIDDLA is encoded by the coding sequence ATGGACTTACAAAATCGTGAAAACTTTTTAAATAGATTGGCGCAGCGTATGGGCAGAGAACGTAAACTCGTTCCGGATCAAATGGATACGCCAGTAAACGATCACCCTACAACCCGTTTAACCCATCTTTCTCAACAAGAGCTTTGTGATGAGTTTATGAATTTCGCTAAGGTGTTATTAGTGGATGTGGTTGAAACGAAAGAAGCGGACGTAGCACAAGCAGTATTAGACGTTTGTGAAAAATACGGTGGCGGAAGCATCGTGTTAAATAATGATACTCGCTTAGAAAGCTTAGGCATTACCGAAGCGGTGAAAGCTAAATTTGATAGCTATGTGTGGGATTTTACCAACCGTGAAGCGAATATTTCTCACGCAGAAAAAGCGAATATCGGTATCGTACATGGCGAATACGGCTTAGCGGAATCCGGCGGTATCGTGCTATTTGCTAGCAAAGATAACGGCCGTTCAACCAGTCTTTTACCTACAACCTCTATCGTGGTGGTACGTAAAAGTGCCGTGTTACCACGTGTAGCACAACTGGCGCAACTGCTACGTCAAAAAGCGCAAGCCGGCGAACGTATGCCTTCTTGCGTGAATATTATTTCAGGTCCAAGTGCAACCGCTGATATTGAGTTAATCAAAGTAGTGGGGGTTCACGGCCCTGTGTCAAAAATCTATGTGGTCATTGATGACTTAGCATAA
- a CDS encoding SanA/YdcF family protein, whose translation MELTQQHTAKEIVKTPFYKRCGRFFAKSMVCAAWVSVILTLFVLVIDGATGIYVKDRIYTDIDKLPKYNDAVVLGTSKYYAKGSPNLYYKYRLEAAMSLLKHGKVSHLLVSGDNKTPYYNEPKVMQNDLRRMGARKEQIKQDFAGYRTLDSIVRAREVYKLEPFVIVTQQFHCERALFIAKYHHIDAVCFAAKYPEGHIKVRIREFFARLGMLWDFLMDTKPETLEQVASREIKS comes from the coding sequence ATGGAATTAACCCAGCAACATACAGCAAAAGAGATCGTAAAAACGCCTTTCTATAAAAGGTGTGGGCGCTTTTTTGCAAAGAGTATGGTATGTGCAGCTTGGGTCAGCGTGATTTTGACATTATTCGTATTGGTAATTGATGGTGCCACTGGCATTTATGTAAAAGATCGCATTTATACCGATATTGATAAATTACCTAAATACAATGATGCGGTCGTGTTAGGCACATCAAAATATTATGCTAAAGGTTCACCTAATTTATACTATAAATATCGCTTAGAAGCGGCGATGTCATTACTAAAACATGGCAAAGTAAGCCATTTGTTGGTGAGCGGTGATAATAAAACACCTTACTATAATGAACCTAAAGTGATGCAAAATGATTTACGTCGAATGGGAGCACGGAAGGAACAAATTAAGCAAGATTTTGCTGGTTATCGAACGTTAGATTCCATTGTAAGAGCGCGCGAAGTGTATAAGCTAGAACCGTTTGTTATTGTCACTCAACAATTCCATTGTGAAAGGGCGTTATTTATTGCGAAATATCACCATATTGATGCGGTGTGCTTTGCGGCTAAATATCCAGAAGGACATATAAAAGTACGGATTAGAGAGTTTTTTGCGCGTTTAGGTATGCTTTGGGATTTTCTTATGGATACCAAACCCGAAACGCTCGAGCAAGTTGCTTCTCGAGAAATTAAGTCTTAG